One stretch of Rosistilla oblonga DNA includes these proteins:
- a CDS encoding enterochelin esterase domain-containing protein — protein MLIALVVVACNSSAKLRASENASPPAAATLTLGEPLNDSLDAQGNSPTIVIPASAGDFIRGAIDGEQLVLSLVGSAGNHIRQLTAGHGKTQTFMFVVGSEGPYAFSISGPAKGEFSLTLRSSIPLAKQKAPQPELQSPRLRQLQQELLKDLSTERFWSEIGAAGAPLVESEGVMPPLPESDALVTFLWRGDHHNVRLFGAPSGDHDELHRLGDSDVWYRSYRVPRDARIDYRFAPDVPVFDGTPWERRRAILATAQRDPLNKLCFPADPVDNYDGSSVVELPDAPQPIWIESNPETPRGVVTRHQLTSETLGNTRDIHLYRPDGYRPGDPENGLLLVFDGDKYLQQIDAATILDNLIAAKAIRSTTAIFVSNPSPESRSLELPCNPDFANFIAGELIPWARTQEITASPANSVIAGASYGGLAAAYIGHAHPELFGNVYCQSGSFWWSSGSRPTLPASEPEWLARQIADAPRQPIRFHLEAGKFEVDILNSTRHLRDVLTAKGYAFTYRQYASSHGYFYWRYTFANGLIDLLQP, from the coding sequence TTGCTAATTGCCTTGGTCGTGGTCGCCTGCAACTCATCCGCAAAATTGCGGGCCTCAGAAAATGCTTCACCACCGGCAGCGGCAACGCTTACGCTCGGCGAACCGCTAAACGATTCGCTCGACGCTCAAGGCAATTCGCCAACGATCGTCATTCCCGCATCCGCTGGGGACTTCATTCGTGGCGCAATCGATGGCGAACAACTGGTCCTGTCGCTCGTCGGTTCCGCTGGAAACCACATCCGTCAACTCACCGCCGGCCACGGGAAAACCCAAACCTTCATGTTTGTCGTCGGCAGCGAAGGCCCCTACGCGTTTTCGATCTCCGGTCCCGCGAAGGGAGAGTTTTCGTTGACGCTACGCAGCAGCATCCCGCTGGCCAAACAAAAGGCTCCGCAACCTGAACTGCAGAGCCCTCGTCTGCGTCAGCTGCAGCAAGAACTTTTAAAGGATCTAAGCACCGAGCGATTCTGGAGCGAAATCGGGGCAGCCGGAGCGCCGTTGGTCGAATCCGAAGGGGTGATGCCACCGCTGCCGGAGTCCGACGCTTTAGTGACCTTTCTCTGGCGGGGCGATCATCACAACGTGCGGTTGTTTGGCGCGCCGTCGGGGGACCACGACGAACTGCATCGCCTCGGCGATTCCGATGTTTGGTATCGCAGCTACCGCGTCCCTCGCGACGCCCGGATCGACTACCGATTCGCTCCCGACGTGCCAGTCTTCGACGGAACGCCATGGGAGCGACGCCGAGCGATCCTCGCCACGGCACAGCGTGATCCCTTAAACAAGCTTTGCTTCCCCGCCGATCCGGTCGACAACTACGACGGCAGCTCGGTCGTCGAACTGCCCGACGCACCGCAACCGATCTGGATCGAATCCAACCCCGAAACACCCCGAGGCGTCGTCACGCGACATCAATTGACCAGCGAGACGCTTGGCAACACGCGCGACATCCATCTCTATCGACCCGATGGCTATCGACCAGGCGATCCAGAAAACGGATTGTTACTCGTCTTTGATGGCGACAAATATCTGCAACAGATCGACGCAGCAACGATTCTCGACAATCTGATCGCAGCAAAAGCGATCCGTAGCACCACAGCGATCTTCGTCAGCAATCCGAGTCCCGAGAGCCGTTCGCTCGAATTGCCATGCAATCCCGACTTCGCCAACTTCATCGCCGGCGAACTGATTCCTTGGGCGAGAACTCAAGAGATTACTGCCTCGCCAGCCAACAGCGTGATCGCCGGAGCAAGCTACGGCGGACTCGCCGCCGCATATATAGGTCACGCACACCCCGAGCTCTTCGGCAACGTCTACTGCCAATCGGGATCGTTCTGGTGGTCGTCGGGAAGTCGACCGACGCTACCGGCATCGGAACCCGAGTGGCTGGCACGCCAGATCGCCGACGCTCCGCGGCAACCGATCCGGTTCCATTTAGAGGCTGGCAAATTTGAAGTCGACATCCTCAATTCGACACGCCATCTGCGAGACGTGCTAACCGCCAAAGGCTACGCATTCACCTACCGCCAGTACGCCAGCAGCCACGGATATTTCTACTGGCGTTACACGTTTGCCAATGGATTGATCGACTTACTGCAGCCATAA
- a CDS encoding DUF1559 domain-containing protein yields MVRNARRGFTLVELLVVIAIIGILVGLLLPAVQSAREAARRMQCSNNLKQIGLALHNYHDTFKSFPSAAIYTGTAPKQSPPLDGSNRCNGRDANWGATWMVMILPFIEQQAAYNQMDFTQRARSAVNSAITGQPMDAYICPSHVGVASRLTQDYDGFAKGNYAANGGTHYTQDIANFNSSTYKGPFSLAGQYGAKFRDMTDGTSHVIAAGDIVATPGNTGDDRGAWGWPSGVLFGLRAQAFANGLLTPNDSRQTDCTAYASNDNTNVNFNQRNNPDCTTTQGMALRSYHPGGVQTVFCDGSVTFIGETIDEAIYENLLRIQDGQPIGQY; encoded by the coding sequence ATGGTCCGAAACGCGAGACGGGGTTTTACGCTGGTTGAATTGTTGGTCGTGATTGCGATCATCGGCATTTTGGTTGGGCTGTTGTTGCCCGCGGTCCAGTCGGCTCGCGAAGCGGCTCGGCGGATGCAGTGCAGCAACAATCTGAAGCAGATCGGCTTGGCGTTGCACAACTACCACGACACGTTCAAGAGTTTTCCGAGCGCGGCGATCTACACCGGCACCGCACCTAAGCAGAGTCCGCCTTTGGACGGCAGCAACCGCTGCAACGGCCGCGATGCAAACTGGGGTGCAACTTGGATGGTGATGATCTTGCCGTTCATCGAACAGCAAGCCGCATACAACCAGATGGATTTCACCCAGCGGGCTCGTTCCGCTGTTAACTCGGCCATCACTGGCCAGCCGATGGACGCTTACATCTGCCCCTCGCATGTCGGAGTCGCGTCTCGGTTGACCCAGGACTATGACGGTTTTGCGAAGGGGAACTACGCAGCCAATGGCGGCACGCATTACACCCAGGACATCGCCAACTTTAATAGCAGCACCTACAAGGGCCCCTTCTCGTTGGCCGGTCAGTACGGTGCAAAGTTTCGCGACATGACCGATGGTACATCGCACGTTATTGCTGCCGGTGACATCGTCGCTACGCCCGGCAACACCGGCGATGATCGTGGTGCATGGGGCTGGCCTAGCGGTGTGCTCTTCGGTCTGCGAGCGCAGGCGTTTGCCAATGGTCTTCTGACTCCAAACGATTCGCGGCAAACCGACTGCACCGCTTACGCGAGCAACGACAACACCAACGTTAACTTCAACCAACGCAACAACCCGGATTGCACCACGACGCAGGGGATGGCGCTACGCAGTTATCATCCCGGCGGCGTGCAAACGGTTTTCTGTGACGGTAGCGTGACCTTCATCGGTGAGACGATCGACGAAGCGATCTACGAAAACCTGTTGCGTATTCAGGACGGCCAACCGATCGGCCAGTATTAA
- a CDS encoding sulfatase: protein MFRSILFAAIAGFCLFRCEISPAATPNFVIIFADDQGYGDLGCFGSEKIKTPNIDRMAKEGRRMTNFMVASPVCTPSRAALLTGCYPKRVGLHRHVLFPQSTKGLNPAEHTLADHLKGLGYATACFGKWHLGHHPETLPRQHGFDTYLGIPYSNDMNHPDNKRKSRVASDDLWRDPGSAVSYWNTPLVENETIVELPVDQRTITRRYTDRAIEFIRENREKPFFVYLPHSMPHIPLYVPEDAYDADPQNAYTCVIEHIDAEVGRLMDTIRDLELSENTYVIYTSDNGPWLQFKNHGGSAGPLRAGKGTTFEGGQRVPCVVWGPGRIPAGTQCDELMGTIDLLPSIAALTDSELPSDRKIDGMNLAHLLTGEAGEASRDEFVYYTSHGVLEGLRQGKWKLLVKAPPQKKPSAKLKTDSKRPQRMLFDLQADVGEQTNLADAHPDRVAAMEARMKALDAEITANARPTWNK, encoded by the coding sequence ATGTTCCGATCGATTCTATTTGCCGCGATCGCCGGCTTCTGTCTGTTCCGCTGCGAGATCAGCCCTGCCGCGACTCCCAACTTCGTAATCATTTTCGCCGACGACCAGGGTTACGGTGACCTCGGCTGCTTCGGCTCCGAAAAGATCAAAACGCCCAACATCGACCGGATGGCGAAGGAAGGGCGACGGATGACGAACTTCATGGTCGCTTCGCCCGTCTGCACTCCGTCGCGGGCCGCTTTGCTGACCGGATGTTATCCCAAGCGTGTCGGCCTTCACAGACACGTCCTCTTTCCGCAATCGACCAAGGGGCTGAATCCAGCCGAGCATACGCTCGCCGACCATTTGAAAGGGCTCGGATATGCGACGGCATGTTTTGGCAAGTGGCACCTCGGTCATCACCCCGAAACACTTCCCCGCCAGCACGGGTTTGACACCTACCTCGGGATCCCATACTCCAACGACATGAATCACCCGGACAACAAACGCAAGTCGCGAGTGGCTTCGGACGACCTGTGGCGAGATCCCGGCAGCGCGGTGAGTTACTGGAATACGCCGCTGGTCGAAAACGAAACGATCGTCGAACTGCCCGTCGACCAGCGGACTATCACGCGTCGCTACACCGACCGGGCAATCGAGTTCATCCGCGAGAATCGCGAAAAGCCATTCTTCGTCTACCTACCTCACAGCATGCCGCACATTCCGCTGTACGTTCCCGAGGATGCCTACGACGCCGATCCACAAAACGCCTACACCTGCGTGATCGAGCATATCGATGCGGAAGTCGGCCGGTTGATGGATACCATTCGCGATTTGGAGCTGTCGGAAAACACATACGTGATCTATACGTCGGACAACGGCCCTTGGCTGCAGTTCAAGAATCATGGCGGTTCGGCGGGGCCGCTTCGCGCCGGTAAAGGGACCACGTTCGAAGGAGGCCAACGTGTTCCGTGTGTCGTCTGGGGACCAGGCCGGATCCCCGCGGGGACCCAGTGCGACGAATTGATGGGAACGATCGACCTGTTGCCATCGATCGCCGCCCTGACCGACAGCGAATTGCCCAGCGATCGCAAGATCGACGGGATGAATCTCGCCCACCTGCTGACCGGAGAAGCCGGAGAAGCCTCACGCGACGAATTTGTCTATTACACGTCCCACGGCGTGCTGGAAGGGCTGCGTCAGGGGAAATGGAAGCTGTTGGTCAAAGCGCCGCCGCAAAAGAAACCGTCGGCGAAGCTGAAGACCGACTCTAAACGGCCGCAGCGGATGTTGTTCGATCTGCAGGCTGATGTTGGCGAGCAGACGAACCTGGCCGATGCCCATCCCGA